The following DNA comes from Spirulina major PCC 6313.
GACTTGCGCGATACGGACTTGAGTCGGGCGCGGTTGGTGAATTGCCATGTGGGGCGTGCCAAGTTGATGAAAGCACTGCTGATGGAGGCGAATCTCACTGAGGCGAATTTCACCAATGCGATTCTGATGGGGGCTAATCTGCACAGTGCAAACCTGACGGGGGCAGTGTTACATGGGGTCAACGCCACCAATGCCGATGCCAGTGATGCAGATTTTAGTCGGGCATTTTTGAATAGTGCGAACTTGGCAGGGATTAACTTGCAGCGGGCGAATATGCGAGCGGCGAATATGTCCTGGACAACGTTGCGCGGGGCGGATCTCACCGAGGCGAAACTGTATCGAGCGAAATTATGCTGGTCGAACTTGATCGGGGCGAAGCTCACCAATGCGGTGTTAATTGATGCGAATATCAATGAGACGAATTTTCGCAATGCTGACCTAACCGGGGCGGTGATGCCCAATGCGGGGACGGGGGAAACGTCGGAGGTTTCAACGGAGGTGAGCGATCAATTAATGGCACTGCGGGAACAGATTATGAAGGGCCGTCAACAGCAATGACGGGGATGCTCCTGGCGGACGGGGGGAATTGGGATTGCAGTTGTGATGGATGCGGG
Coding sequences within:
- a CDS encoding pentapeptide repeat-containing protein, giving the protein MDTEELLQRYASGERDFQKVDLRNTFLGGVDLSEANFREADLAGANLIGAKLVRANFREANLTEAHLESNLTEANLISANLYKAHMTGAKVRDASLRAANLQGAILKSADFTNAILSEADLRDTDLSRARLVNCHVGRAKLMKALLMEANLTEANFTNAILMGANLHSANLTGAVLHGVNATNADASDADFSRAFLNSANLAGINLQRANMRAANMSWTTLRGADLTEAKLYRAKLCWSNLIGAKLTNAVLIDANINETNFRNADLTGAVMPNAGTGETSEVSTEVSDQLMALREQIMKGRQQQ